A region of Salvelinus alpinus chromosome 24, SLU_Salpinus.1, whole genome shotgun sequence DNA encodes the following proteins:
- the LOC139552763 gene encoding claudin-4-like, with product MVSAGLQMLGTALGVIGWIGTIIVCAMPMWKVSAFIDSNIIISQVTWEGIWMSCVFQSTGQMQCKIYDSMLALPQDLQAARAMTVIAILSGIIAILLAVAGGKCTNCVEDEASKAKVGVTSGVVFIIAGVLCLIPVCWIAHSIIQDFYNPHLVSAQKRELGAMASQGLQIMGVMLAMIGWLGTILTCAMPMWRVTAFVGANIVTAQVIWEGLWMNCVVQSTGQMQCKVYDSMLALPQDLQAARAMVIVAVIVGVCGVMMAIVGGKCTNCMEDEAAKAKACIIAGIVFIICGLLIFIPVSWSANTLIRDFYNPLVIEAQRRELGAALYIGWGSAGLLLLGGGLLCCNCPPKEGNMGRPYVAAKFAPVRTTSPSMNYV from the exons ATGGTGTCAGCTGGGTTACAGATGCTGGGCACGGCCCTGGGGGTCATTGGCTGGATCGGGACTATCATCGTATGCGCCATGCCCATGTGGAAGGTCTCCGCCTTCATTGACAGCAACATCATCATCTCTCAAGTCACCTGGGAGGGTATCTGGATGAGCTGCGTGTTCCAGAGCACGGGCCAGATGCAGTGTAAGATCTATGACTCCATGTTGGCCCTGCCCCAGGACCTTCAGGCTGCCAGAGCCATGACTGTCATCGCCATCCTCTCCGGCATCATCGCCATCCTATTGGCTGTAGCCGGGGGAAAGTGCACCAACTGCGTGGAGGACGAGGCGTCCAAGGCTAAAGTGGGCGTGACATCTGGGGTGGTGTTCATCATTGCCGGGGTTCTGTGTCTGATCCCTGTCTGCTGGATAGCCCACAGCATCATCCAGGACTTCTACAACCCGCACCTGGTAAGCGCTCAGAAGAGGGAGCTGGGGG CCATGGCTTCCCAGGGCCTCCAGATTATGGGAGTAATGCTGGCCATGATTGGCTGGCTGGGGACCATCCTCACTTGTGCCATGCCCATGTGGAGGGTCACTGCCTTTGTCGGAGCCAACATCGTCACCGCTCAGGTCATCTGGGAAGGGTTATGGATGAACTGCGTGGTCCAGAGCACGGGACAGATGCAGTGTAAGGTCTATGACTCCATGCTTGCCTTACCTCAGGACCTCCAGGCCGCCAGAGCTATGGTCATCGTGGCAGTGATTGTGGGCGTCTGCGGCGTCATGATGGCCATCGTCGGGGGGAAGTGCACCAACTGCATGGAGGACGAGGCTGCCAAAGCCAAAGCCTGCATCATCGCCGGGATCGTCTTCATCATCTGTGGCCTCCTCATCTTCATCCCTGTGTCATGGTCGGCCAATACCCTGATCAGAGACTTCTATAACCCCTTGGTGATAGAGGCCCAGAGGAGGGAGCTGGGGGCGGCTCTGTACATCGGCTGGGGCTCCGCAGGGCTGCTGCTGTTGGGAGGTGGTCTGCTCTGCTGCAACTGCCCCCCCAAGGAGGGCAACATGGGCAGGCCATATGTGGCGGCTAAGTTCGCCCCCGTCCGGACCACATCTCCATCCATGAACTATGTATGA